A window of the Haloarcula litorea genome harbors these coding sequences:
- a CDS encoding ATP synthase subunit B, with protein sequence MTKEYQTITEISGPLVFVETDEPVGYDEIVEIETSDGEIRRGQVLESASDYVAIQVFEGTEGIDREASVRFEDETMKMPVTEDLLGRVMDGTGQPIDGGPEIVPDERRDIVGAAINPYSREYPEEFIQTGVSAIDGMNTLVRGQKLPIFSASGLPHNDLALQIARQASVPEEEEGDDDEGSEFAVIFGAMGITAEEANEFMDDFERTGALERSVVFMNLADDPAVERTITPRLALTTAEYLAFDKGYHVLVILTDMTNYCEALREIGAAREEVPGRRGYPGYMYTDLAQLYERAGRIDGREGSVTQIPILTMPGDDDTHPIPDLTGYITEGQIYIDRDLNSQGVEPPINVLPSLSRLMDDGIGEGLTRADHADVKDQIFAAYAEGEDLRDLVNIVGREALSELDNKYLDFADRFEDEFVDQGFDTDRDIDETLELGWDLLSMLPKDALNRIDEDLIEEHYREDETAESAEDEAVEAEA encoded by the coding sequence ATGACCAAGGAATACCAGACCATCACGGAGATCAGCGGTCCGCTGGTGTTCGTCGAGACCGACGAACCCGTCGGCTACGACGAGATCGTCGAGATCGAGACCAGCGACGGCGAGATTCGCCGCGGCCAGGTGCTGGAGTCGGCCAGCGACTACGTCGCGATCCAGGTCTTCGAGGGGACCGAGGGCATCGACCGCGAGGCCTCGGTCCGCTTCGAGGACGAGACGATGAAGATGCCCGTCACCGAGGACCTCCTCGGGCGGGTTATGGACGGGACCGGCCAGCCCATCGACGGCGGGCCGGAGATCGTCCCGGACGAGCGCCGCGACATCGTCGGGGCGGCGATCAACCCCTACTCCCGGGAGTACCCCGAGGAGTTCATCCAGACGGGGGTCTCGGCCATCGACGGGATGAACACGCTCGTCCGCGGGCAGAAGCTCCCCATCTTCTCGGCGTCGGGGCTGCCCCACAACGACCTGGCCCTCCAGATCGCCCGGCAGGCCTCCGTCCCGGAGGAAGAGGAGGGCGACGACGACGAGGGCTCGGAGTTCGCCGTCATCTTCGGCGCGATGGGGATCACGGCCGAGGAGGCAAACGAGTTCATGGACGACTTCGAGCGCACCGGCGCGCTCGAACGCAGCGTCGTCTTCATGAACCTCGCCGACGACCCGGCCGTCGAGCGGACCATCACGCCGCGACTGGCGCTGACCACGGCGGAGTACCTCGCCTTCGACAAGGGGTACCACGTCCTGGTCATCCTGACGGACATGACCAACTACTGCGAGGCGCTGCGCGAGATCGGTGCCGCACGCGAGGAGGTCCCGGGTCGCCGTGGCTACCCCGGCTACATGTACACCGACCTCGCCCAGCTCTACGAGCGGGCCGGCCGGATCGACGGTCGCGAGGGCTCCGTCACCCAGATCCCGATCCTCACGATGCCGGGCGACGACGACACCCACCCCATCCCGGACCTGACGGGGTACATCACCGAGGGGCAGATCTACATCGACCGCGACCTCAACAGCCAGGGCGTCGAGCCGCCGATCAACGTCCTGCCGAGCCTGTCGCGGCTGATGGACGACGGCATCGGCGAGGGCCTGACCCGCGCCGACCACGCCGACGTGAAAGACCAGATCTTCGCCGCCTACGCGGAGGGTGAGGACCTGCGCGACCTCGTGAACATCGTCGGCCGCGAGGCCCTGTCGGAACTGGACAACAAGTACCTGGACTTCGCCGACCGCTTCGAGGACGAGTTCGTCGACCAGGGCTTCGACACCGACCGGGACATCGACGAGACGCTGGAGCTGGGCTGGGACCTCCTGTCGATGCTGCCCAAGGACGCCCTGAACCGCATCGACGAGGACCTCATCGAGGAGCACTACCGCGAGGACGAGACCGCGGAGAGCGCCGAGGACGAGGCCGTCGAGGCCGAAGCGTAG